A single window of Pontibacillus chungwhensis DNA harbors:
- a CDS encoding ParM/StbA family protein translates to MTNSRIAAVDVGNDALKALFGKLDSELYIPNVIARDIEDRPVIGIEELDEKDPVDNLHIRVHSPALKDNNAIYRVGNLATKSSNSTELDPGSSKSEEDQTLVMLFASLALDAVSREDDTRKHHGNNRNVVDANYTLGTGLPLREVKEGKDVGYRSQLLGSVHQVEFLVTPKYQGMKVNLKFDEVKVYPEGFAAFVNLVMDNDLNVINKDLIDKQILIQDIGGLSTDIAVIRNRNVDDDKAQGFNLGVAESLEAIRDEIRTKHGVELDSRRDVVDIITRKNDRHHIMVKGSRTSVHDITDRILLELAKKQYRYLRNVWQRNSQSEICYFVGGGSAVLKDYLKSLNNSLDGFNIEFFEDENESIWMMANAYYKLVSDFVRKTKRDKKQEKQKQEATSAK, encoded by the coding sequence ATGACAAATTCAAGAATTGCAGCTGTTGATGTTGGTAATGATGCCCTAAAGGCGTTATTCGGTAAGTTAGATTCGGAGCTTTATATTCCAAACGTGATTGCTAGAGATATTGAAGATCGTCCTGTAATAGGAATAGAAGAATTAGACGAAAAGGATCCTGTAGATAATCTACATATCCGCGTGCATTCGCCTGCCTTAAAGGACAATAATGCGATTTACCGTGTAGGAAATCTAGCAACAAAGAGTAGTAACTCTACTGAATTAGATCCAGGAAGTAGTAAGTCTGAAGAAGATCAGACATTGGTTATGCTGTTTGCCTCATTAGCCCTTGATGCAGTATCAAGAGAAGACGATACTAGAAAGCATCATGGAAATAACCGAAACGTTGTGGACGCTAACTATACGCTTGGAACAGGACTACCTCTTAGAGAAGTAAAAGAAGGAAAAGACGTAGGCTATCGCTCTCAGTTACTCGGTTCTGTTCACCAGGTCGAGTTCCTTGTAACACCAAAGTATCAGGGTATGAAAGTAAATCTTAAATTTGATGAAGTAAAAGTATACCCAGAAGGATTCGCAGCGTTCGTCAATCTTGTCATGGATAACGATTTAAATGTGATCAATAAAGACTTAATTGATAAGCAAATCTTAATTCAAGACATTGGTGGATTATCAACGGATATTGCCGTGATTCGTAACCGCAATGTAGATGATGATAAAGCACAAGGGTTTAACCTTGGAGTGGCTGAATCATTAGAAGCCATCCGTGATGAAATCCGGACAAAACATGGCGTAGAGTTAGACAGTCGTCGTGATGTGGTCGATATCATTACGCGTAAAAATGATCGACACCACATCATGGTGAAAGGAAGTCGGACAAGCGTCCATGATATTACAGATCGTATTCTTTTAGAATTAGCGAAGAAGCAATACCGCTATCTGCGCAATGTTTGGCAGCGAAATTCTCAGTCTGAAATTTGCTATTTCGTTGGCGGCGGTTCTGCCGTTTTAAAAGATTACTTAAAATCCCTCAATAATAGTCTGGATGGATTTAATATTGAGTTCTTTGAAGACGAAAATGAAAGCATTTGGATGATGGCGAATGCTTATTACAAACTAGTATCTGATTTCGTTAGGAAAACAAAGAGAGATAAAAAACAGGAGAAGCAAAAACAAGAAGCGACTTCTGCTAAGTAG